In Candidatus Falkowbacteria bacterium, a genomic segment contains:
- the rplM gene encoding 50S ribosomal protein L13 — translation MPHKPIIRNKHEIDATDMTIGRLATRVATLLRGKHKTSYQPHIDEGDMVTILNISKVKFSGKKLSQKEYYSYSGYPGGLKTKKMSDIFKEKPGDVLKRAVKQMLPPTRLREGMMKRLTVK, via the coding sequence ATGCCACATAAACCAATTATTCGAAATAAACATGAAATTGATGCTACTGATATGACTATCGGTCGTTTAGCGACTCGCGTGGCTACGTTGTTACGAGGAAAGCATAAAACAAGTTATCAGCCTCATATTGATGAAGGTGATATGGTTACTATATTAAATATCAGTAAAGTTAAATTTTCAGGAAAAAAACTTTCCCAAAAAGAATATTATAGTTATTCTGGTTATCCTGGTGGATTGAAGACAAAAAAAATGTCCGATATTTTTAAAGAAAAGCCAGGCGATGTTTTAAAGAGAGCTGTTAAGCAGATGCTTCCTCCAACTCGTTTACGTGAAGGAATGATGAAGCGTTTAACTGTTAAATAA
- the rplQ gene encoding 50S ribosomal protein L17: protein MRHRNTGKILDRKKAPREMMLRNLAASVLLYEKVKTTEAKAKTVRSLVERLITVSKAGDLAARRSLISTLPQPMAVKKAMDVLGSRYKERAGGYTRIVKLGTRAGDGASMVQIELV from the coding sequence ATGCGTCACCGTAATACTGGAAAAATTCTTGATAGAAAAAAAGCACCTCGCGAAATGATGTTGCGGAATTTGGCTGCCAGTGTTTTATTATACGAAAAAGTTAAGACAACCGAGGCCAAAGCAAAAACTGTTCGTTCATTAGTTGAACGTTTGATTACAGTTTCTAAAGCCGGTGATTTAGCAGCTCGCCGTTCTTTGATCAGTACTCTACCTCAACCAATGGCAGTAAAAAAAGCTATGGATGTACTTGGTAGTCGCTATAAAGAACGAGCTGGAGGCTATACCCGTATTGTTAAATTAGGCACCAGAGCTGGTGACGGAGCCTCAATGGTTCAGATCGAACTTGTATAA
- the rpsI gene encoding 30S ribosomal protein S9, producing the protein MMGKRKTAAARVRLFQSGSGKIIVNDVDVTEYFPTPIAQTIVQEPLKLTALEGQLDFTIRVKGGGKQGQAEAVRHGIACTLLALNIELRPILKAEGWLTRDARKKERKKPGLKKARRAPQWSKR; encoded by the coding sequence ATGATGGGAAAGCGTAAAACAGCTGCTGCTCGTGTTCGTTTGTTTCAATCTGGTTCTGGAAAAATTATTGTTAATGATGTTGATGTAACTGAGTATTTTCCAACCCCAATTGCTCAAACAATTGTTCAAGAACCTTTAAAGTTAACTGCTTTAGAAGGCCAGCTGGATTTTACTATTAGAGTTAAAGGTGGAGGCAAACAAGGTCAAGCAGAAGCTGTTCGTCATGGTATAGCTTGTACATTACTTGCTTTAAATATTGAATTACGACCAATTTTGAAAGCTGAAGGTTGGTTAACTCGTGATGCACGTAAGAAAGAAAGAAAGAAACCAGGTTTGAAAAAAGCCCGTCGAGCACCACAGTGGAGCAAGCGTTAA
- a CDS encoding NAD(P)-binding domain-containing protein has translation MKGVLICGLGNFGYAILKHLDRYKRSEYKIYAFDRNPKVMSQLRNFRRHLRIKPNQKISKDIILPTNLAEVFPNIDILILAITASSIPEVLKQLNDLPRRRKKLLIINTAKALAPKTGERLDKIIAEQLIHPHTYVYIAGGTIAEDLYNSHPLGATVASINLHACKQAEHLLGSRNFRLYSTRDVAGTEYCAAFKNVVSIFAGIVSGLGWPYGSETYFISRFSKEVERFVHTELEGELKTFSMDSQCWGNDLWMSCTGKTRNREFGYLIGRGLSVEQAFLKMQKRKKSVEGLTTIQVLPKLVKNFSAYPFLQVMKQIILENKDPEISISRLIENKII, from the coding sequence ATGAAAGGAGTTTTAATTTGTGGATTAGGTAATTTTGGCTATGCGATTTTAAAGCATTTGGATCGTTATAAACGGTCGGAGTATAAGATATATGCCTTTGATCGCAATCCAAAAGTAATGTCCCAGTTACGAAATTTTCGTCGGCATCTGCGGATCAAACCTAATCAGAAAATTTCTAAGGATATTATTCTGCCAACTAATCTAGCAGAGGTGTTTCCTAATATTGATATCCTTATTTTAGCTATCACGGCTTCGTCTATTCCAGAAGTACTTAAGCAGTTAAATGATTTGCCACGTAGACGCAAGAAGCTACTGATCATTAATACTGCCAAGGCCTTGGCGCCTAAAACTGGTGAGCGTTTAGATAAAATTATCGCCGAACAATTAATTCATCCGCATACGTATGTTTATATAGCTGGTGGAACGATAGCTGAAGATTTATATAATTCTCATCCTCTCGGAGCTACCGTGGCTTCAATTAATCTTCATGCTTGTAAACAAGCTGAACATTTATTAGGCTCACGTAATTTTCGTTTATATTCTACTCGTGACGTTGCGGGAACTGAATATTGTGCTGCTTTTAAAAATGTAGTTTCAATATTTGCGGGTATCGTCTCCGGTTTAGGTTGGCCGTATGGTTCAGAAACTTATTTTATTTCCAGATTTAGCAAGGAAGTTGAGCGGTTTGTGCATACAGAGTTGGAGGGTGAGTTAAAAACATTTAGTATGGATAGCCAATGTTGGGGTAATGATTTATGGATGAGTTGTACTGGCAAAACCAGAAACCGTGAATTTGGCTACTTAATTGGCAGGGGATTGTCAGTAGAGCAAGCTTTTCTAAAGATGCAAAAAAGAAAGAAATCAGTTGAAGGCTTGACCACTATTCAAGTCTTGCCAAAATTAGTAAAGAATTTTTCAGCATATCCATTTTTGCAAGTTATGAAACAAATAATATTAGAAAATAAGGATCCAGAAATATCCATTTCCCGTTTGATTGAAAATAAAATTATTTAA
- a CDS encoding ATP-binding protein: MNNDLIQYIQQQIRTTSERIRRYTHSPRGEKYPQRFMFVKIKQYIDGFLNKTQDNRMVIIPGFRGVGKTTLMAQICEAYSKRIENILFLSVEETYSLLNAGINDIVSAFESVVGQSVDTIEKPTLIFLDEIQTDPKWAVSLKILFDKTSNVFFCCTGSSAVILQTTTNLARRALFERMPPMSFIEYEMIKNQTFPSIDLKNKIRQAIYFSNSAEEVFNSLNDLQGEINTSWSKINRYDIKTYLSYGTLPFSLTMPNETAVYDAISLLLDKIIKQDLPTLGSFDPDTLGAVKRILFAIAENDTTSLGILEERFKINRLTISNIFEALEKAELLIKVPAYGSNMTVARKPNKYLFMSPAIRMTFFYYTGQESTYLTRQGKLLEDSFASHLYREFILRNQGLVRYDSAQGGADFILQIMNNKQIVIEVGMGSKDVKQIATTAKKINSDYNLIFSNSELKINPELKTVFIPLDYYFLM; encoded by the coding sequence ATGAACAACGATTTAATACAATATATACAACAGCAGATTAGAACTACTTCAGAAAGAATTAGGAGATATACTCATAGTCCAAGGGGAGAAAAATATCCTCAGCGTTTTATGTTTGTAAAAATTAAACAATATATTGATGGATTTTTAAATAAAACCCAGGATAATAGAATGGTGATTATCCCCGGTTTTAGAGGTGTGGGCAAAACGACATTAATGGCACAAATATGTGAAGCATATTCAAAAAGAATCGAAAATATTTTATTTTTATCAGTGGAAGAAACCTATAGTCTGCTGAATGCTGGAATAAATGATATAGTTTCTGCTTTTGAAAGTGTGGTTGGACAAAGTGTTGATACCATAGAGAAACCGACTTTGATTTTTTTGGATGAGATACAAACTGATCCTAAGTGGGCAGTTAGTTTAAAAATTTTGTTTGATAAAACATCTAATGTATTTTTTTGTTGCACGGGATCTTCTGCAGTTATTTTGCAAACTACAACAAATTTAGCTAGAAGAGCCTTGTTTGAGAGAATGCCACCTATGTCTTTCATAGAGTATGAAATGATTAAAAACCAAACATTTCCCTCAATCGACTTAAAAAATAAAATACGACAAGCTATATATTTTTCAAATTCTGCTGAGGAAGTATTTAATAGTTTAAATGATTTACAAGGAGAGATAAATACGTCTTGGTCAAAAATAAATAGATATGATATTAAAACTTATTTGTCATATGGTACTTTACCTTTTTCGCTCACGATGCCAAATGAGACCGCTGTTTATGATGCTATATCATTATTATTGGATAAAATTATAAAACAAGATTTACCGACTCTTGGGAGTTTTGATCCGGATACACTTGGGGCGGTAAAAAGAATATTATTTGCCATTGCCGAAAACGATACAACCAGCCTTGGTATTTTAGAAGAGAGATTTAAAATAAATCGTTTAACCATATCAAATATTTTTGAAGCACTTGAAAAAGCTGAATTATTGATAAAAGTACCGGCGTACGGATCTAATATGACGGTTGCCAGAAAGCCAAATAAATATTTATTTATGTCGCCAGCGATTAGAATGACTTTCTTTTATTATACGGGTCAAGAGAGCACTTATTTAACCAGGCAGGGAAAGCTATTAGAAGATTCTTTTGCATCTCATCTTTATCGTGAATTTATTTTAAGAAATCAGGGCCTGGTCAGATATGACAGTGCTCAGGGAGGAGCTGATTTTATTCTGCAGATTATGAATAATAAGCAGATTGTGATTGAAGTTGGGATGGGTAGTAAGGATGTAAAGCAAATAGCTACAACTGCAAAAAAAATTAATTCAGATTATAATCTGATTTTTTCAAATTCCGAGTTAAAAATAAACCCAGAATTAAAGACAGTATTTATTCCTTTGGATTATTATTTTTTGATGTAA